One genomic segment of Bifidobacterium breve DSM 20213 = JCM 1192 includes these proteins:
- a CDS encoding ClC family H(+)/Cl(-) exchange transporter has translation MTGNDAAHDIRRLIPRFDHLKWKMAAAGIVIGLVSGLLVVVYRLGIEYGTDASRWIYARIRETPWLIAPWAVAAVAAALAIAWMVGKEPMAGGSGIPQTNGVVICGLKMRWQTILPVRFVGGLLGALFGLSLGREGPSIQIGASGAQCVSHRLRGRRREDMQEHYLVTAGAAAGLSAAFSAPLSGMMFALEGVHRSFSPAILMGATAASLTADFVSKYCFGLRPVLDFGDIGQLSLEEYVWLIPLGLVAGLVGSLMNRSLLGFQTLYGKLPAWSRPMIAIAIALPVGIWLPDVLGGGSNLIDAAEHARVGLGMLCLLFVAKMLFTSTSFGSGAPGGIFMPILAVGSLAGGICGEVLHRFGDLPSDAVAVFAVCVMTGTLAASVKTPITSILLAVEMSGTLTHMLPVAAVAFVALLVSDLLRTKPIYGELLERYMRAQGMQMAIASHVGSGIMELPLEMGAIADGKRVRDVRWPSGCLIIGLRRGESEIVPRGDTRLRAGDYLVVLFSGEEEREVRPAMRRLCDARLD, from the coding sequence TTGACTGGTAACGACGCGGCACATGATATCCGCCGGCTGATTCCGCGATTCGACCACTTGAAGTGGAAGATGGCGGCGGCCGGCATAGTCATTGGTCTGGTTTCAGGATTGCTGGTTGTCGTATACCGTCTCGGCATCGAATACGGCACGGATGCGTCCCGTTGGATATATGCGCGGATTCGCGAGACCCCGTGGCTGATTGCGCCGTGGGCGGTTGCCGCGGTGGCGGCCGCGCTGGCGATCGCGTGGATGGTCGGCAAGGAGCCGATGGCTGGTGGCAGCGGCATCCCGCAGACCAACGGCGTGGTGATATGCGGCTTGAAGATGCGTTGGCAGACGATTCTGCCAGTCCGTTTCGTCGGTGGACTGTTGGGCGCGTTGTTTGGTCTGTCGCTCGGTCGTGAGGGGCCGTCCATTCAGATTGGTGCGTCGGGGGCGCAGTGTGTATCCCACCGTTTGCGCGGCCGCCGCCGTGAGGACATGCAGGAGCATTATCTGGTCACCGCCGGTGCCGCGGCCGGCTTGTCCGCCGCGTTCAGCGCGCCGCTGTCCGGCATGATGTTCGCTTTGGAAGGGGTGCATCGGAGTTTTTCCCCTGCGATTCTGATGGGCGCCACCGCCGCATCGCTGACCGCCGATTTCGTCTCAAAATACTGTTTCGGTCTGCGTCCGGTTTTGGATTTCGGTGATATCGGTCAGCTGTCGTTGGAAGAGTATGTGTGGCTGATTCCGTTGGGATTGGTGGCCGGTTTGGTTGGTTCGCTGATGAACCGCTCGTTGCTTGGCTTCCAGACGCTGTACGGCAAACTGCCGGCATGGAGCCGCCCGATGATTGCGATTGCGATCGCGTTGCCTGTCGGCATCTGGTTGCCCGATGTGCTCGGCGGCGGCTCGAATCTGATTGATGCCGCCGAACATGCGCGCGTCGGCTTGGGAATGCTGTGTCTGCTGTTCGTGGCGAAGATGCTGTTCACATCCACGAGTTTCGGCTCAGGCGCGCCTGGCGGTATTTTCATGCCGATTCTTGCGGTCGGTTCGCTGGCCGGCGGCATCTGCGGTGAAGTGTTACATCGATTCGGTGATCTGCCATCCGACGCAGTGGCGGTGTTTGCGGTGTGCGTGATGACGGGCACGCTCGCCGCGTCCGTGAAAACGCCGATCACGTCGATTCTGTTGGCTGTGGAGATGTCTGGAACGTTGACGCACATGCTGCCGGTCGCGGCCGTCGCTTTCGTCGCGCTGTTGGTGTCCGATTTGCTGCGCACCAAACCGATCTATGGGGAGTTGCTGGAGCGGTACATGCGCGCGCAAGGCATGCAGATGGCGATCGCAAGCCATGTGGGCAGCGGCATTATGGAACTGCCATTGGAAATGGGGGCGATTGCGGACGGCAAGCGGGTGCGTGACGTGCGTTGGCCGTCTGGGTGTCTGATCATCGGCCTGCGTCGCGGCGAAAGCGAGATCGTGCCGCGCGGTGATACACGGCTGCGTGCCGGCGACTATCTGGTGGTGCTGTTCAGTGGCGAGGAGGAGCGCGAGGTGCGACCTGCGATGCGGCGGCTGTGTGATGCCCGGCTTGACTGA
- a CDS encoding MFS transporter yields MLEPYVRPGIDDRPDLDKALSPEDKDAVARLAIKDRRRPPEASADQPEAQAVRLAAAGSSAAAAAAAGVDAPAPDLSSAYLDMRDPMVAANGQRPTAVQISRLNWGFFVASILVGAPWAALNTIAMPNAVARLFDYDTASAISVTINPSTGRPLPVATDLVVPLAVLVVVGVVASMFAMPLVSALSDRTRIPLGRRTPWMVAGGVLCALITLVLGQNTGLVVLCFFWALMQFAYAMISVPLASAISERVPDKFRPRIERWHGIGVMLGQALGVCMGALGVMFDSFTPFAYTAVLFAVSGILTVIMLPKEPSSQEQPHQRFESSQVFDQLRPPAHAPAFARVFAARVCMMTGVGLTGVFLWYLVRFWVYGKAVVFTSAPLTIPAGLLIAGMAAATLIGAALASWAAGPISEKIEERNIATTAVVAASCLLYAIGVAVAWGLGVWSTGTARENGMLLFALISGFAFGVYDALGLELVMNALPDPRNAGHDLGIYALANSVGLALAAIIGAVLVSAFASSFGYYLLFPSAIVMVFLAGIITLSSKAE; encoded by the coding sequence ATGTTGGAACCGTACGTGCGCCCGGGTATTGACGACCGCCCGGATCTCGACAAGGCATTGAGTCCCGAAGACAAGGATGCCGTGGCCCGACTGGCCATCAAAGATCGTCGGCGTCCTCCCGAGGCATCCGCCGATCAGCCCGAGGCCCAGGCCGTGCGTCTGGCGGCCGCCGGTTCGTCGGCTGCTGCCGCTGCCGCGGCCGGCGTGGATGCCCCTGCGCCTGATCTGTCGTCTGCATATCTCGATATGCGCGATCCGATGGTCGCCGCCAATGGTCAGCGACCCACCGCTGTTCAGATTTCCCGTCTTAATTGGGGCTTTTTCGTGGCTTCGATTCTGGTCGGCGCGCCTTGGGCGGCGTTGAACACCATCGCCATGCCCAACGCCGTGGCGCGTTTGTTCGACTACGACACCGCTTCTGCCATATCGGTCACCATCAATCCGTCCACCGGCCGTCCGCTGCCCGTCGCCACTGACTTGGTGGTGCCTCTGGCCGTGCTGGTGGTCGTTGGCGTGGTGGCCTCCATGTTCGCGATGCCCTTGGTCTCCGCGCTGTCCGACCGCACACGTATTCCTCTGGGCCGCCGTACCCCGTGGATGGTGGCGGGTGGCGTGCTGTGCGCGCTGATCACGCTGGTTCTGGGGCAGAACACAGGCCTCGTAGTGCTGTGTTTCTTCTGGGCGCTCATGCAGTTTGCCTATGCGATGATTTCCGTGCCGTTGGCCAGCGCCATCAGCGAACGGGTTCCGGACAAATTCCGTCCGCGCATTGAGCGCTGGCACGGTATCGGCGTGATGCTTGGCCAAGCGCTTGGTGTATGCATGGGTGCGCTCGGCGTGATGTTCGACTCCTTCACGCCGTTTGCCTACACCGCCGTGCTGTTTGCGGTTTCCGGCATCCTGACCGTGATCATGCTGCCCAAGGAGCCTTCCAGCCAGGAGCAGCCACATCAACGATTCGAGTCGAGCCAGGTGTTTGACCAGCTGCGTCCGCCGGCACATGCGCCTGCATTCGCCCGTGTGTTCGCCGCTCGCGTGTGCATGATGACGGGCGTTGGACTGACCGGGGTCTTTCTGTGGTATCTCGTGCGCTTTTGGGTGTATGGCAAGGCTGTGGTGTTCACTTCCGCGCCATTGACCATTCCCGCGGGCCTCCTCATCGCCGGCATGGCCGCGGCAACGCTCATCGGTGCTGCGCTCGCGTCCTGGGCCGCTGGGCCGATCTCCGAGAAGATCGAGGAACGGAACATCGCCACCACTGCAGTGGTGGCGGCATCCTGCCTGCTGTATGCCATCGGCGTGGCGGTGGCATGGGGGCTCGGCGTCTGGTCCACCGGCACGGCACGCGAAAACGGCATGCTGCTCTTCGCGCTGATCTCCGGATTCGCCTTCGGCGTCTACGATGCGTTAGGCCTTGAACTGGTAATGAATGCCCTACCCGATCCGCGCAACGCCGGTCATGATCTTGGCATCTATGCACTGGCCAATTCGGTCGGACTGGCGCTCGCCGCCATTATCGGAGCCGTGCTGGTCAGCGCATTTGCGAGCAGCTTCGGCTACTACCTGCTGTTCCCCTCCGCCATCGTCATGGTGTTCCTCGCCGGAATCATCACGCTCTCTTCCAAGGCAGAGTAA
- a CDS encoding MFS transporter — translation MTATVEETGLGQAASKATAMVRDSVKTVIAASMVGTAIEFYDFYAYGTAAANYFPHIFFSDKANPTVALLMSLLTFAIAFIARPLGSLVFGHFGDRMGRKTTLVVSLMTMGVGTFLIGCLPTYDQVGVAAVAILCLLRFIQGIGLGGEWSGAALVATENAPEDKRALYGSFPELGAPIGFFLSNGTYFVLESFNDQSAMLAWGWRVPFLLSAILVIVGLVVRVHMEETPIFRMAQEQKKVVKSPLTEVFRKSWRQVLQATFLVAVTYTLFYTLATWSLAWGTKDTANGGGSLGFTNQEYLLMLMISICVFALFIVLSCLYADKLGRRRVLTFSSCALVVFAVLFPFLLDGQVVGQHNFFANMVFLCVGFALMGIAFGPIGAFLPELFDANVRYSGSGIGYNLAAIVGAAFVPTIATWLAHNWGVHSVGLYLAVMAVCCLVSVLTCKETKDVDFTK, via the coding sequence ATGACTGCAACAGTCGAAGAGACTGGCCTGGGACAGGCGGCAAGTAAGGCCACTGCCATGGTTCGCGATTCGGTCAAGACCGTGATCGCTGCATCGATGGTTGGAACCGCCATCGAATTCTACGATTTCTACGCCTACGGCACTGCCGCGGCAAACTACTTCCCGCACATCTTCTTCTCCGACAAGGCCAACCCGACCGTCGCCCTGCTGATGAGCTTGCTGACCTTCGCCATCGCCTTCATTGCCCGCCCATTGGGCTCGCTGGTGTTCGGTCACTTCGGTGACCGTATGGGCCGCAAGACTACGCTGGTCGTCAGCCTCATGACCATGGGTGTCGGCACGTTCCTCATCGGCTGCCTGCCCACCTATGACCAGGTCGGCGTCGCAGCAGTCGCCATCCTCTGCCTGCTGCGCTTCATCCAGGGCATCGGCCTGGGCGGCGAATGGTCCGGTGCGGCACTGGTCGCCACCGAGAACGCGCCTGAAGACAAGCGCGCGCTGTACGGCTCCTTCCCGGAGCTTGGCGCACCGATCGGCTTCTTCCTGTCCAACGGCACCTACTTCGTGCTCGAGTCCTTCAATGACCAGAGCGCGATGCTGGCGTGGGGCTGGCGCGTGCCGTTCCTGCTGTCCGCCATCCTCGTGATTGTCGGCCTCGTGGTCCGCGTTCACATGGAGGAGACCCCGATCTTCCGTATGGCCCAGGAGCAGAAGAAGGTCGTCAAGTCCCCGCTGACCGAGGTTTTCCGCAAGTCCTGGCGTCAGGTGCTGCAGGCCACCTTCCTCGTGGCCGTGACCTACACGCTGTTCTACACGCTCGCCACTTGGTCCCTTGCTTGGGGCACCAAGGACACCGCGAACGGCGGCGGCAGCCTCGGCTTCACCAACCAGGAATACCTGCTCATGCTCATGATCTCCATCTGCGTGTTCGCCCTGTTCATCGTGCTGTCCTGCCTGTACGCGGACAAGCTCGGCCGTCGTCGCGTGCTGACCTTCTCCTCCTGCGCACTCGTGGTGTTCGCCGTGCTGTTCCCGTTCCTGCTGGACGGACAGGTCGTCGGCCAGCACAACTTCTTCGCCAACATGGTGTTCCTGTGCGTCGGCTTCGCCCTGATGGGTATCGCCTTCGGCCCGATCGGCGCCTTCCTGCCTGAGCTGTTCGACGCCAACGTGCGCTACTCCGGCTCCGGCATCGGCTACAACCTGGCCGCCATCGTCGGCGCGGCCTTCGTGCCGACCATCGCCACCTGGCTCGCCCACAACTGGGGCGTCCACTCCGTGGGCCTCTACCTCGCTGTGATGGCCGTGTGCTGCTTGGTCTCCGTGCTCACCTGCAAGGAGACCAAGGACGTTGACTTTACTAAGTAA
- a CDS encoding fluoride efflux transporter FluC, with protein sequence MMWMICLFGGLGAMARYVLDVSIQQGWNRENRRTNRNFPLSTLVINGVASLCAGIAMMSYYSQSVDMDTVMMFVVGFLGGFSTFSTALNEVVSLIRQRRFTLALGYGIATVAVPLICVATGFGIALLANPA encoded by the coding sequence ATGATGTGGATGATCTGTCTGTTCGGCGGTCTGGGCGCCATGGCCCGTTACGTGCTCGACGTGTCAATTCAACAAGGCTGGAACCGCGAGAATCGAAGAACGAACCGCAACTTCCCGCTATCCACGCTCGTCATCAACGGCGTCGCCTCGCTATGCGCAGGCATCGCCATGATGTCCTACTATTCGCAATCGGTGGATATGGACACGGTCATGATGTTCGTTGTCGGATTTCTCGGTGGTTTCTCGACATTCTCCACGGCGCTCAACGAAGTGGTTTCGTTGATTCGCCAGCGTCGTTTTACGCTGGCTCTGGGCTATGGAATAGCAACCGTCGCGGTGCCTCTCATTTGCGTGGCCACCGGTTTCGGCATTGCGCTGCTTGCCAATCCGGCGTAA
- the gtfA gene encoding sucrose phosphorylase encodes MKNKVQLIAYADRLGDGTLSSMTDILRTRFDGVYDGVHVLPFFTPFDGADAGFDPIDHTKVDPRLGSWDDVAELSKTHGIMVDAIVNHMSWESAQFQDVLKNGEHSEYYPMFLTMSSVFPNGATEEDLAGIYRPRPGLPFTHYKFAGKTRLVWVSFTPQQVDIDTDSAKGWEYLMSIFDQMAASHVRYIRLDAVGYGAKEAGTSCFMTPKTFKLISRLREEGVKRGLEILIEVHSYYKKQVEIASKVDRVYDFALPPLLLHSLFTGHVEPVVHWTEIRPNNAVTVLDTHDGIGVIDIGSDQLDRSLKGLVPDEDVDNLVNTIHANTHGESQAATGAAASNLDLYQVNSTYYSALGCNDQHYLAARAVQFFLPGVPQVYYVGALAGRNDMELLRKTNNGRDINRHYYSTAEIDENLERPVVKALNALAKFRNELPAFNGEFSYEADGDTSITFRWIAADGKTKAALIFEPGRGLGTDNTTPVASLAWTDAAGDHETDDLLSNPPIADID; translated from the coding sequence ATGAAAAACAAAGTGCAGCTCATCGCTTACGCCGATCGTCTCGGCGATGGTACTCTTAGCTCGATGACCGACATCCTGCGCACCCGCTTCGACGGCGTGTATGACGGCGTCCATGTCCTGCCGTTCTTCACTCCGTTCGATGGTGCGGACGCTGGCTTCGACCCGATCGACCACACCAAGGTCGACCCGCGCCTCGGATCGTGGGACGACGTCGCTGAACTTTCCAAGACCCACGGCATCATGGTCGATGCCATCGTCAACCACATGAGCTGGGAATCCGCCCAATTCCAAGACGTGCTGAAGAACGGCGAGCACTCCGAGTATTACCCGATGTTCCTGACCATGAGTTCCGTTTTCCCGAACGGCGCCACCGAAGAGGATCTCGCCGGCATCTACCGCCCGCGCCCGGGCCTGCCGTTCACCCACTACAAGTTCGCCGGCAAGACCCGTCTGGTATGGGTCAGCTTCACCCCACAGCAGGTGGACATCGACACTGACTCCGCCAAGGGCTGGGAGTACCTGATGTCCATCTTTGATCAGATGGCAGCCAGCCATGTGCGCTACATCCGTCTCGACGCCGTGGGCTACGGCGCCAAGGAGGCCGGCACCAGCTGCTTCATGACCCCCAAGACCTTTAAGCTCATCTCACGCCTACGCGAGGAAGGCGTCAAGCGAGGCCTCGAAATTCTCATTGAGGTGCATAGCTACTACAAGAAGCAGGTTGAAATCGCCTCCAAGGTGGACCGCGTCTACGACTTCGCCCTGCCTCCGCTGCTCCTGCACTCGCTGTTCACCGGTCACGTGGAACCCGTGGTCCACTGGACCGAAATCCGCCCGAACAACGCCGTCACCGTGCTCGATACGCACGACGGCATCGGCGTGATCGACATCGGCTCCGATCAGCTCGACCGCAGCCTCAAGGGCCTCGTGCCCGACGAGGACGTCGATAATCTGGTCAACACCATCCACGCCAACACCCACGGCGAATCCCAGGCCGCCACCGGTGCCGCCGCCAGCAACCTCGACCTCTATCAGGTCAACAGCACGTACTACTCCGCGCTCGGCTGCAACGACCAGCACTATCTGGCCGCCCGCGCGGTCCAGTTCTTCCTGCCCGGAGTGCCGCAGGTCTACTACGTGGGCGCGCTCGCCGGTCGCAACGACATGGAACTGCTGCGCAAGACCAACAACGGCCGTGACATCAATCGCCATTACTACTCCACCGCCGAAATCGACGAAAACCTCGAGCGCCCGGTGGTGAAGGCCCTGAACGCCCTGGCCAAGTTCCGCAACGAACTGCCTGCATTCAATGGCGAGTTCAGCTACGAAGCCGACGGCGACACATCCATCACCTTCCGCTGGATCGCTGCCGACGGCAAGACCAAGGCCGCCCTCATCTTCGAGCCCGGCCGCGGACTCGGCACGGATAACACCACTCCGGTCGCCAGCCTCGCCTGGACCGATGCCGCCGGTGACCACGAGACTGATGATCTGCTGAGCAACCCGCCGATTGCCGATATCGACTAA
- a CDS encoding LacI family DNA-binding transcriptional regulator — protein sequence MVGMRDVAKKAGVSLSTVSLVVNGNGYVSDDMRERVRKAMQLLNYVPNELARNLYHNRTNLVGVIVPTIRHPFFATFTAHLQHALAAQGLRTMLCSTADEADGEIQYVDMLRRHMMDGIVMCAHTSHPGDYWTSIHRPIVAFDRVLGDGISSIGSDHEQGGRLIAQMLIRNGAKHVVMIGGPRDQFFDLAARGEVEEGPFDLGKTTFPTVRYCLTLEQELTSAGVKYEYVEAGEVMDFAGYHRAVSNALDKVTTDGVDAVVSSDIGASFCVREALIRGISIPDELQIVAYDGTYLTDLAGMKLTAVAQDFSAIAQSTADHIVQAIANEEVAAANASRRDIPKPFEPNVLIPMTLVPGDTTR from the coding sequence ATGGTCGGCATGCGCGATGTGGCGAAGAAGGCCGGGGTGTCTCTGAGCACCGTCTCGTTGGTGGTGAACGGCAACGGGTACGTGTCTGATGACATGCGTGAACGTGTGCGCAAAGCCATGCAACTGCTCAATTATGTGCCGAACGAGCTTGCCCGCAATCTGTATCATAATCGTACGAATCTGGTCGGCGTCATCGTGCCCACCATCCGCCACCCGTTCTTTGCAACGTTTACCGCACATCTGCAGCATGCGCTCGCCGCGCAAGGATTACGCACTATGTTGTGCTCTACCGCAGATGAGGCGGACGGCGAAATCCAGTATGTCGACATGTTGCGTCGGCACATGATGGACGGCATCGTCATGTGTGCGCACACTTCGCATCCCGGCGATTATTGGACGTCGATTCATCGCCCGATCGTCGCGTTCGACCGTGTGCTTGGAGACGGTATTTCGTCGATTGGATCCGACCACGAGCAGGGTGGGCGATTGATTGCGCAGATGCTGATCCGCAATGGTGCCAAACATGTGGTGATGATTGGTGGTCCGCGAGATCAATTCTTCGATTTGGCTGCGCGCGGAGAAGTCGAGGAAGGACCGTTCGATTTGGGAAAGACCACGTTCCCGACGGTGCGCTATTGCCTCACGTTGGAACAGGAATTGACCTCCGCAGGCGTGAAATACGAGTACGTTGAAGCTGGCGAAGTGATGGATTTTGCCGGCTATCATCGTGCGGTCAGCAATGCGCTCGACAAGGTGACGACCGACGGCGTCGATGCCGTGGTCAGTTCCGATATTGGCGCGTCGTTCTGCGTGCGCGAAGCGTTGATCCGCGGAATTTCCATTCCTGACGAGCTGCAGATCGTTGCCTACGATGGTACGTATTTGACTGATTTGGCCGGCATGAAGCTGACCGCGGTCGCGCAGGATTTCTCGGCGATCGCACAGTCGACGGCCGACCATATCGTGCAGGCTATTGCCAATGAGGAAGTGGCCGCGGCTAACGCTTCACGCAGGGACATCCCCAAGCCGTTCGAGCCGAACGTGCTTATTCCCATGACGCTGGTGCCAGGCGATACCACGCGTTGA
- a CDS encoding LacI family DNA-binding transcriptional regulator has protein sequence MVGMRDVAKTAGVSLSTVSLVVNNTGYVSDDMRAKVEAAMRQLNYIPNELARNLYRNRTNTIGVIMPTIAHPFFATLTAHLQREFAARDLKTLLCSIADADKGEGEYVDMLQRHMMDGIVMAAHTEHPGGYWTSIHRPIVAFDRTLGEGVPAVRSDHEQGGRLIARQLIDSGARHVVLVGGPRSQFAEATTFPTIRYHLTVERMLADAGIACDYVEAGIVADICAHEATARAIFERYSDVDAIVGSDLVASVALQEALRRGISVPRDLQIIAYDGTFMAETAGMRLTAVRQDFPAVAAALASRMDSQIAADNGTTSAAAAEGGNAVAANGGQSTSEDIISVTLIPGETTR, from the coding sequence ATGGTCGGTATGCGCGACGTAGCCAAAACGGCAGGAGTGTCGCTCAGCACCGTTTCGCTGGTGGTCAATAACACCGGCTATGTCTCGGACGATATGCGCGCCAAAGTCGAGGCCGCGATGCGCCAGCTCAACTATATTCCCAACGAGCTGGCCCGCAATCTGTACCGCAATCGCACCAACACCATCGGTGTGATTATGCCGACTATCGCCCACCCGTTCTTCGCCACGCTCACTGCGCATCTGCAGCGTGAGTTCGCCGCGCGCGACCTCAAAACCCTATTGTGTTCCATCGCTGATGCAGACAAAGGCGAGGGTGAATATGTCGACATGCTGCAGCGGCACATGATGGACGGCATCGTCATGGCGGCCCACACCGAGCATCCGGGCGGCTACTGGACATCCATTCATCGTCCGATTGTTGCTTTTGATCGCACGTTGGGCGAGGGTGTTCCGGCCGTTCGATCCGATCATGAACAGGGCGGCCGGCTGATTGCCCGTCAGCTCATCGATTCCGGAGCGCGTCATGTGGTGCTCGTCGGTGGTCCGCGCTCCCAGTTCGCGGAAGCCACCACGTTCCCCACGATTCGCTATCATCTCACCGTTGAACGGATGCTGGCTGATGCCGGCATTGCCTGCGATTACGTGGAAGCCGGCATTGTGGCCGATATTTGCGCACACGAGGCCACCGCCCGTGCCATCTTTGAGAGATATTCCGATGTCGATGCCATCGTCGGATCGGACCTGGTGGCATCCGTGGCGTTGCAGGAGGCGCTGCGCCGAGGAATTTCAGTTCCCCGCGATCTGCAGATCATCGCCTACGACGGCACCTTCATGGCCGAGACCGCCGGCATGCGCCTGACCGCGGTGCGGCAGGATTTCCCCGCCGTCGCCGCCGCCCTCGCCTCCCGCATGGACTCCCAAATCGCCGCCGATAACGGAACCACGAGTGCCGCTGCAGCTGAGGGCGGGAATGCAGTTGCGGCCAATGGCGGCCAGTCTACTTCCGAAGACATCATCTCCGTAACCCTCATCCCCGGAGAGACTACCCGGTAG
- a CDS encoding fluoride efflux transporter FluC, with the protein MESQEQSPGDVVTAGEDSHPITQAIDAVEVTHAGATAPAANTMDPPTIPLAPMKRMQARFNPLADGLMYVVVFVGGFVGVGCRHALDMLLPSVSGTPFVVGTFVSNMVACFLFAMLTEFMATASWLRRRVRQVVSRGVGLGLLGGLSTMSGVMLETMEGLHDRHIASALGYLAGNFAGGLLTAAAGVVLMQALLSRSTRKRVRGAFSAVSVSDSAESDTQGVRHVKVADVARSAAQAAMEAAQAAQQAAQTAQQIAQTGQVPRVETPTVPPTAIQPMQTGHVPQIPPLVVPQLAQSSQPLLREPDTPDLGQLPEPIQQSQPIQQPANPLPPSFEPKPITAEISLVADLATGEVR; encoded by the coding sequence ATGGAATCGCAAGAACAATCGCCGGGAGACGTGGTGACTGCGGGTGAGGACTCGCATCCTATCACGCAGGCAATCGACGCTGTTGAGGTGACGCATGCTGGTGCAACCGCGCCCGCCGCTAACACCATGGATCCGCCTACGATTCCCCTGGCACCGATGAAACGTATGCAGGCGCGGTTCAATCCGCTCGCCGACGGACTGATGTATGTTGTGGTGTTTGTCGGTGGATTTGTTGGAGTCGGCTGTCGGCATGCGTTGGATATGCTTCTGCCGTCGGTTAGCGGGACGCCGTTCGTTGTGGGCACGTTTGTGTCGAATATGGTCGCCTGCTTCCTGTTCGCGATGCTGACCGAATTCATGGCGACCGCTTCGTGGCTGCGTCGCCGGGTGCGGCAGGTTGTCAGCCGTGGTGTTGGGCTCGGCTTGCTCGGCGGGCTTTCGACGATGTCCGGCGTGATGCTGGAAACGATGGAAGGTCTGCACGATCGGCATATCGCCAGTGCGCTTGGCTATCTTGCGGGAAATTTTGCAGGCGGTTTGCTCACTGCCGCCGCCGGCGTGGTTCTGATGCAGGCACTGCTGTCACGGAGTACTCGAAAGCGGGTTCGGGGTGCGTTTTCAGCTGTTTCCGTGTCCGATTCTGCCGAATCGGACACGCAGGGCGTACGCCATGTGAAAGTGGCCGACGTGGCGCGTTCTGCCGCGCAGGCCGCAATGGAAGCCGCGCAGGCGGCGCAGCAGGCCGCGCAGACGGCCCAGCAGATTGCACAGACGGGACAGGTTCCGCGAGTCGAAACGCCAACCGTGCCGCCGACTGCCATCCAGCCTATGCAGACAGGCCACGTTCCGCAGATTCCCCCGCTGGTCGTTCCTCAGCTGGCACAGTCATCGCAGCCGTTGCTGCGCGAGCCGGATACTCCAGACTTGGGGCAGCTGCCCGAGCCGATTCAGCAGTCGCAGCCGATCCAGCAGCCGGCCAACCCGCTTCCACCCAGCTTCGAGCCCAAACCGATCACTGCGGAGATTTCGCTTGTCGCCGACCTGGCTACCGGGGAGGTGCGCTGA